A genomic segment from Propionibacteriaceae bacterium ZF39 encodes:
- a CDS encoding aspartate kinase, whose amino-acid sequence MSRVVQKFGGSSVADADSIKRVAKRVLATKQAGNDVVVVISAMGDTTDDLLDLALQVSPMPAARELDMLLTTGERQSAALLAMALHDLGVEAKSYTGSQAGVITTGKHGDARIIDITPGRIHASLDEGSIVIVAGFQGVSQDTKDVTTLGRGASDTTAVALAAALGADYCEIYTDVDGIFTADPRICPKARQVPQISYEEMMELAASGAKVLHLRCVEYARRENVKIHVRSSFSERPGTWVMDLADISPLTDKEGNPMEQPLISGVAHTLSEAQITVVGVPDRVGEAATIFDAIAARGINIDTIVQNVSRISSNRTDISFTLETADARAAMETLTSIKEQVGFEEMLFDDQIGKVSVIGVGMKSHPGVTARFFRALADAGVNLGMISTSEIRISVVVDAGSVQTAVQAAHAAFGLDADGEAVVYAGTGR is encoded by the coding sequence CGACAGCATCAAGCGGGTCGCGAAGCGCGTCCTGGCAACCAAACAGGCCGGCAACGATGTCGTCGTCGTGATCTCGGCCATGGGTGACACCACCGACGACCTGTTGGATCTGGCCCTCCAGGTCTCCCCGATGCCCGCCGCTCGTGAGTTGGACATGTTGCTCACCACGGGCGAGCGTCAGAGCGCTGCGCTGCTGGCGATGGCCCTGCACGACCTGGGTGTGGAGGCGAAGTCCTACACCGGCTCGCAGGCCGGTGTCATCACCACCGGCAAGCACGGCGATGCGCGCATCATCGACATCACTCCCGGTCGCATCCACGCCTCGCTCGATGAGGGCTCCATCGTCATCGTCGCGGGATTCCAGGGTGTCTCCCAGGACACCAAGGACGTGACGACCCTGGGTCGTGGCGCCTCCGACACCACGGCCGTCGCCCTGGCGGCGGCCCTGGGTGCCGACTACTGCGAGATCTACACCGATGTCGACGGCATCTTCACCGCCGACCCCCGGATCTGCCCGAAGGCGCGGCAGGTGCCCCAGATCTCCTATGAGGAGATGATGGAGCTCGCCGCCTCGGGCGCGAAGGTGCTCCACCTGCGGTGTGTGGAGTACGCCCGCCGCGAGAACGTGAAGATCCACGTCCGCTCCTCCTTCTCCGAACGTCCCGGCACCTGGGTCATGGACCTGGCCGACATCTCTCCGCTCACCGACAAGGAAGGCAACCCGATGGAACAGCCGCTGATCTCCGGCGTGGCCCACACCCTCAGCGAGGCCCAGATCACGGTGGTCGGCGTGCCCGACCGCGTGGGCGAGGCGGCCACCATCTTCGACGCGATCGCCGCTCGGGGCATCAACATCGACACGATCGTGCAGAACGTGTCCCGCATCTCCAGCAACCGCACCGATATCTCGTTCACCCTTGAGACCGCCGACGCGCGCGCTGCGATGGAGACCCTCACCTCGATCAAGGAGCAGGTCGGGTTCGAGGAGATGCTGTTCGACGACCAGATCGGCAAGGTCAGCGTCATCGGTGTCGGCATGAAGTCCCACCCGGGCGTGACCGCCCGGTTCTTCCGCGCACTCGCCGATGCCGGCGTCAACCTCGGCATGATCTCCACCTCCGAGATCCGCATCTCGGTGGTCGTCGACGCGGGCTCCGTGCAGACCGCCGTCCAGGCGGCGCACGCGGCGTTCGGGCTGGATGCCGATGGTGAAGCGGTCGTCTATGCGGGGACGGGCCGTTGA